The segment TGTCAAAGGAGACGCCACCTTGCCGGCTGAAGGCATGGCGGCTATCCCCCGGCAGCTGGCTGCGGGAATTCCGGACGATTCGATCAGATTCGGTCAACGGGTGACATCGGTAGGCGAGAACCGGATCCGTCTTGAGTCCGGCGAGGAGTTGAAGACACGCGCTTTGGTTCTCGCCACTGACGGTCCTGAAACGGCGCGCTTGTTAGTAGCCGGTGAGACGATTGCCTCCCGCCCGGTGAGCTGTGTGTATTATGCTGCCGACAAACCGCCGATCAAAGAACCTTTTCTGGTGCTTAACGCTGACGGCCCCGGTCCGGTCCACAGCCTGAGTGTGCCCAGTTTGGTGGCGCCGACCTATGCGCCGCCGGGGCAGGCGCTAATATCGGTTGTGGTGCTCGGCAATTTAGATGTGGCGGACGCTGTTTTAGAAGGGCAGGTCAGAAAGCAGCTCTCCGGCTGGTACGGGGCAGCGGTTGATGGCTGGCGCTTGATTAAAATGTATCGAATCCAGCATGCATTGTCAGCTGAAGGGCCGCCGATGCACAATCCGATTTTACCTGTCGGCCAAATCAAGCGGGGCATTTATGTTTGCGGGGAGTATCGAAGCACACCGTCAATTCAGTGGGCCCTGGTGTCCGGCCGCCAGGCCGCCGAGACACTCATTGCGGATCTGAAACAATAGGTTGGTGGTTGGGTGTATCGACGACCTGAAAGGCTTATTTGCTTAAGAATTTCAGAATATGGGCGTTAATGCTCTCCGGCTGATCCAAGATCAGGAGATGACCGGCGTCTGCAATGATTTCAAATGTTAGATCGGGCATTAATCGTTGCGCGCGTTCGATAGCCTTGCGGGGATTGTATATCTTTTCGGCATCACCGATTAACAATAGAGCGGGCAGATCGATCTGCTTGAGTTCCTGATCTGTATACACGGTCGGATATATCATGGCCGGGCGACAATAGCGCGTGACTTCCTCCATCAGATGAACAAAGGTCTCTTCCAGCACCGTTTGTTTGGCGGCCGCTGCCTTTAACATCGACCTTGCGGGGGGATGAATCCTGAACTCACCCAGAAAAAATACGAGTTTCGTTATGAAACCCAGGGGGCGGTAGGATGCCGCCGGGGCCAGCAATACGATTTTGCGCAGCCGCTGCGGAAAGGCCTGCGCCATATTCAGCGTTAACCAGCCCCCGTAGGAATGCCCCAGCAGATCTCCTCTTTCAATGTTTAACCCGTCAAACACCTCTTTTAGCCATATTGCATAATCTGCCCGCTTATCCAGTAGTCGCTCCGCCACGCTTTTGCCGGCGTCCCCGATCATATCGACCGCGTAAACCCGATGATGGGCGCTTAACTGAGCAATGTTGGCGAACCAGACGGTTGAGCTCAAACCGGCGGCATGCAACAGCACCAGCGGATACCCATCCTCAGAACCACTGGCATTGATATGGGTAGAGCCATAGCTTGTTTTGACGTCAATGGCATCATGGGGCACTTTCCACAGCGAAAACATGGCCTCGTAGGCCGCCAGATATTGTTCGCGACCCTCCACAGTTGAAAAAATAGGTAGTTTCCTTTTCATCGTCGCACCGAATCCTTTTCATAAATGTTTTTTTAAAAAGCCGGCAATAGCGTCTCGACATTGTTGGTGAATTCCAATTACAAAATGCCCGCCGCTTGGGAATGTGATCAGCTCGGAATCGTGTATGCGCGCATGCGCGTAGGTTGCAAAATCATAATCATTCAGGCGGTCATCCAATGCATGTAAAATCAATGTCGGAAGATTGATTCTATCAAGATCATATTGCTTGTTCGAAATCGTTGCTTTTTGATCATTTCTTATTCCCGGGTATCTTTGGCTGGCGGGATGAAATATCTGCAGCACTTCTTCTACCCATTTCTTTTCATCATGGTTTAAGGTTTTGAGAACAGCTGGATCGACCCCAAATTTTTTAATGAGAAAATTTTTAACGGTATGAGATACAGCCCAATAAATGAAATCGAACCGAAAAAGGCTATTATAAAACCAATCCGATATGGGACGTTTTGGTGTTGTTTTACTTATGGCCGACTGGAGTACCAACGCAGCGCAGCGGTCTGGGTGGCGCAAAGTAAACAACAGCGCTGAAGGGCCCCCGATAGATAACCCAATAATGGCGGCTTTTTCAATCTGCAGATAATCCAGCAGGGCTGCATAAGCATCTGCCTGGGCTTCAAAGGATGCATCCGGCGGTATCGGCGTTCGTAGATATCCAAAACGTG is part of the Desulfobacterales bacterium genome and harbors:
- a CDS encoding NAD(P)/FAD-dependent oxidoreductase, whose amino-acid sequence is MGTTTEMVIIVGAGIAGLSCARRLQKAGIPFQIIEASDRIGGRVKTDQIDGFILDHGFQVLQDAYPEARRQLDYEVLDLRPYAPGVIVRADGRFYRLADPRRMPQYVKETLRAPIGTFMDRLKLVQLSRRVSHGSLADLFQQPDMLTDDFLRTNGFTETMIQRFFKPFFSGVCLDPHIRVSSNFFQFVFRMFVKGDATLPAEGMAAIPRQLAAGIPDDSIRFGQRVTSVGENRIRLESGEELKTRALVLATDGPETARLLVAGETIASRPVSCVYYAADKPPIKEPFLVLNADGPGPVHSLSVPSLVAPTYAPPGQALISVVVLGNLDVADAVLEGQVRKQLSGWYGAAVDGWRLIKMYRIQHALSAEGPPMHNPILPVGQIKRGIYVCGEYRSTPSIQWALVSGRQAAETLIADLKQ
- a CDS encoding alpha/beta hydrolase, producing MKRKLPIFSTVEGREQYLAAYEAMFSLWKVPHDAIDVKTSYGSTHINASGSEDGYPLVLLHAAGLSSTVWFANIAQLSAHHRVYAVDMIGDAGKSVAERLLDKRADYAIWLKEVFDGLNIERGDLLGHSYGGWLTLNMAQAFPQRLRKIVLLAPAASYRPLGFITKLVFFLGEFRIHPPARSMLKAAAAKQTVLEETFVHLMEEVTRYCRPAMIYPTVYTDQELKQIDLPALLLIGDAEKIYNPRKAIERAQRLMPDLTFEIIADAGHLLILDQPESINAHILKFLSK
- a CDS encoding alpha/beta hydrolase; this encodes MKLKKALMPLPASGTVFSADGLSIKQFQAEVSTARKRILEESQVVETARGRIEYSTTGEGLPVLFVHGAGGGHDMGLLFARLIGEDFFWICPSRFGYLRTPIPPDASFEAQADAYAALLDYLQIEKAAIIGLSIGGPSALLFTLRHPDRCAALVLQSAISKTTPKRPISDWFYNSLFRFDFIYWAVSHTVKNFLIKKFGVDPAVLKTLNHDEKKWVEEVLQIFHPASQRYPGIRNDQKATISNKQYDLDRINLPTLILHALDDRLNDYDFATYAHARIHDSELITFPSGGHFVIGIHQQCRDAIAGFLKKHL